In Zingiber officinale cultivar Zhangliang chromosome 1A, Zo_v1.1, whole genome shotgun sequence, a genomic segment contains:
- the LOC122038356 gene encoding uncharacterized protein LOC122038356 gives MDDNSHRPIDDDDGDALRDVIRRNRSARRERLRAHIKLLHGEINKPLAVVVRDRVLHYLPACSLLRFRAVAPSWDRFISSPFFAHTQSHRNRCISGVFFGSPPSAYAHFPPASAHKIPNDVLPFLSACSVSVISSSNGLLLCFDEDTSTFYVCNPVTAAWYAVPCPPCDPGKDPSAVLIFLTGVYNFRPDYSIVLPFRIGDASSGFVGFQTFSSSVGGWWVSNEMCEVESLHSGSGIAAGGAAYWRTTMFTVVRYDPTADSVQTVPWPMGHVAGIRWAIGEMGDSGRVYCVAVTPTSVQVHMLLGKSGEWAMVESMGVIDARILNEAAAEDGREETEEEDEEVVEEQKEEKEAPWAVEADGEVMFNRRPWPLRFQGADSEILLWVSGKLVGIDLASKRLRMATAYGGPPRRDDYVPYISTLAAVPHLGDTKISISNPAAFSPPQSKRVRLEPAASDDISE, from the coding sequence ATGGACGACAATTCCCATCGCCCCATCGACGATGACGACGGCGATGCCCTGCGCGACGTCATCCGACGCAATCGCAGCGCCAGACGCGAGCGCCTCCGCGCCCATATCAAGCTCCTCCACGGCGAGATCAACAAGCCTCTCGCCGTCGTCGTCCGCGACCGCGTCCTTCACTACCTCCCCGCCTGCTCCCTCCTCCGCTTCCGCGCCGTCGCCCCTTCTTGGGACCGATTCATCTCCTCCCCTTTCTTCGCCCACACCCAATCCCACAGAAACCGCTGCATCTCCGGCGTCTTCTTCGGATCTCCCCCCTCCGCCTACGCCCACTTCCCTCCCGCTTCGGCCCATAAAATTCCCAACGATGTTCTCCCCTTCTTATCCGCCTGCTCCGTTTCCGTCATCTCCTCTTCCAATGGCCTCCTCCTTTGCTTCGATGAAGACACTTCCACCTTCTACGTCTGCAATCCGGTCACCGCCGCCTGGTACGCCGTCCCCTGCCCTCCCTGCGATCCCGGGAAGGACCCCTCCGCCGTTCTCATCTTCCTCACTGGCGTCTACAACTTTCGCCCTGACTACTCCATCGTGCTGCCCTTCCGGATCGGCGACGCCTCCTCGGGCTTTGTAGGGTTTCAGACCTTCTCCTCGTCTGTCGGCGGGTGGTGGGTGTCCAACGAAATGTGCGAGGTTGAATCCCTACACTCGGGATCTGGCATTGCCGCAGGCGGGGCGGCCTACTGGCGGACAACGATGTTCACGGTGGTCCGATACGACCCAACTGCGGACAGCGTCCAGACGGTGCCGTGGCCCATGGGCCACGTGGCGGGGATCCGGTGGGCGATCGGCGAGATGGGGGACAGCGGCCGAGTGTACTGCGTCGCCGTGACCCCCACGTCCGTGCAGGTACACATGCTGCTTGGGAAGTCCGGCGAGTGGGCGATGGTAGAATCAATGGGCGTGATCGACGCACGGATCTTAAACGAGGCAGCGGCCGAAGATGGAAGAGAGGAAAcagaggaagaagacgaagaagtTGTAGAAGAACAAAAGGAAGAGAAGGAGGCGCCGTGGGCGGTGGAGGCGGACGGCGAAGTGATGTTCAATCGGCGGCCATGGCCGCTGAGGTTCCAGGGAGCGGACTCGGAGATTCTGCTCTGGGTGTCGGGTAAATTGGTGGGCATCGACCTGGCAAGCAAGCGGCTGCGCATGGCGACGGCCTACGGCGGACCTCCTAGACGCGACGACTACGTCCCTTACATCAGCACATTGGCGGCGGTGCCGCACTTGGGCGACACAAAAATCTCAATCTCTAATCCCGCCGCTTTTTCACCGCCGCAGAGCAAGCGTGTTCGGTTGGAACCGGCGGCTTCCGACGACATTAGCGAGTAA